From the Ruania alkalisoli genome, one window contains:
- a CDS encoding family 43 glycosylhydrolase, whose product MTKKSFSPRVLALVAALMLLFAGLPSAPATATHDVLYVNASSGSDSATGQSPSSPLRTIKESVRRMADDGGTIVVMTTHPIPLNMTEPAHSGQITITNTIGSTTYPGALEFQGAFREYNLSGPTTFTNIEVRASEWAIFAANFHPITFNQGVVTVNPVSPSVRRVFVLGGHHAPTSGDTLLSADSHITIRSGTFYKVVGFTRAMGNGTRTYTGTSHIDISGGDIAHVFGASIENHYSGSTDISVTGGVVGALHTAGDGSRYLLGSAALSLTGGTVGTIDVNNVVEDVDLTLAGTAFTTIQASNASSKWTVNEAIREAAGVRTVEYAAQYYTAAQVAAVRSIFDEAANIGRVYVSAGGSGSACTQAAPCASLSAAVAQLASDGGTVEVSGSVPWNVSAATLDAGLGRVVLSGVSSAQLTFASSTTLHTSRDLTFENLTLANAGDLVLQADGSSLEIGSGVTTSNPSATQLMGVSDGAEVVVGSGQFQKVTGISGLSADFTGSTSVTVSGGTVTELWAGTDQSAYDVATSLLTVSGGTVTTLHASAARTTESLTARFLGGTVTTLHLDDVDADAHVRLGTTSVGSVTTAGWAPSSSATRSLIELPGADAGTIAAIETAFTEITQDRYLYFARGGTGDGLSPQNPLGTLSAAGSALGGPGHVVLVGNYTIRNDSTMAAHAYPIELTSHDGDIDFRTNGANMSIEAAFRLGGELAIDRITLRSPTISGAVYGMGLPLTIGADVQTELSRRGDTYLSLVGGRHDTLAAPAITLSVASGHWNGLRGGSDATGAVTTAIQTDVEITDGVFDGPVALAHRGEGSGSIVADVSGGVFRAGLYAVLEEDGSAYAADYDVDLTITGGDFWGMIAPARSRTTDLSGSFDVEVTGGTFGHLTDLSGSDDYAGDMTSSLTVGPAVDLNAQPTGNVTFTNTLREAADPYMFTHDGQYYFLSTAGSTMRLHKVANPSDLPYSIGSVIFAPSNLENLWSPEIHFLSAADVGAANEGWYLYLSASDPNDPAAAGQRQYVLKALDGDDLLGRWGNPVTGQVNVPERIVNADNPDFNVDEFVAGISIMRVAGDTYITYVAEEGRGTSAFHQTINLSAMDNPWTLSGTPSVITQSEYAWEEVGYGQSINNPDLWWPKVVEGATAVYGDNGEVFMAYSASGYWTTAYAIGYLRYTGGDPFDPANWVKNPTPIMSKNEYVISTGTGPTFTDHDGNDWFTYQARPGTNRGAAREAFIEPYVASGTTLSIGNGTGHPAPLSTEYTMTINPIALADKISAFVP is encoded by the coding sequence ATGACGAAGAAGTCGTTCAGTCCCCGGGTGCTGGCCCTTGTGGCCGCGTTGATGTTGCTGTTCGCGGGCCTACCGAGTGCGCCCGCGACCGCGACGCATGACGTGCTCTATGTCAATGCCAGCAGCGGTAGCGACTCGGCCACCGGCCAGTCCCCCTCGTCACCCTTGAGGACGATCAAGGAGTCCGTCCGGCGGATGGCGGACGATGGCGGCACGATCGTCGTGATGACGACGCATCCGATCCCGCTCAACATGACCGAGCCTGCGCACAGCGGTCAGATCACGATCACCAACACGATCGGTTCCACGACCTATCCGGGCGCCCTGGAGTTCCAAGGTGCGTTCCGTGAGTACAACCTCTCGGGCCCCACCACGTTCACGAACATCGAGGTACGGGCATCGGAGTGGGCCATCTTCGCGGCCAACTTCCATCCGATCACCTTCAATCAAGGCGTCGTCACCGTGAATCCGGTCTCGCCGTCCGTGCGACGGGTGTTCGTCCTCGGTGGACACCACGCACCCACATCGGGTGACACGCTCCTGAGCGCGGACTCCCACATCACGATCCGATCCGGGACCTTCTACAAGGTCGTCGGCTTCACGCGTGCGATGGGCAACGGGACACGGACGTACACGGGTACGTCCCACATCGACATCTCGGGGGGCGACATCGCTCACGTCTTCGGAGCGTCAATCGAGAACCACTACTCCGGCAGTACCGATATCAGCGTCACCGGGGGCGTCGTCGGCGCCCTGCATACCGCCGGTGACGGCTCTCGGTACCTGCTCGGTTCAGCGGCGCTGTCGCTGACCGGCGGGACGGTTGGCACCATCGACGTGAACAACGTGGTCGAGGATGTCGATCTCACATTAGCGGGAACGGCCTTCACGACCATCCAGGCCAGCAACGCCAGCTCCAAGTGGACCGTCAACGAGGCGATCCGCGAAGCGGCCGGCGTCCGGACGGTGGAGTACGCGGCGCAGTACTACACGGCTGCCCAGGTCGCCGCTGTGCGTTCGATCTTCGACGAGGCCGCCAACATCGGGCGGGTCTACGTCTCCGCCGGTGGCAGCGGATCCGCATGCACGCAGGCGGCGCCGTGCGCGAGCCTGTCCGCTGCGGTAGCCCAGCTCGCCTCGGACGGCGGCACGGTAGAGGTCAGCGGTTCGGTGCCGTGGAACGTCTCTGCGGCCACGCTCGACGCCGGCCTTGGGCGTGTCGTCCTCTCCGGCGTCTCCTCGGCTCAGCTCACCTTCGCATCGAGCACGACTCTGCACACGAGCAGAGACCTGACGTTCGAGAACCTGACGCTGGCGAATGCCGGCGACCTCGTCCTGCAGGCAGATGGTTCGAGCCTGGAGATCGGCAGCGGTGTGACGACGTCGAACCCGTCGGCTACCCAGCTGATGGGCGTCAGCGACGGGGCGGAGGTCGTCGTCGGCTCAGGCCAGTTCCAGAAAGTCACCGGGATCAGCGGGCTGTCGGCCGACTTCACCGGCTCCACGTCCGTCACGGTCAGTGGTGGCACCGTGACCGAGCTGTGGGCCGGAACCGACCAGTCCGCCTACGACGTCGCCACGAGCCTGCTCACCGTGTCCGGGGGCACCGTGACCACCCTGCACGCCTCGGCGGCACGCACGACGGAGTCGCTCACCGCGCGGTTCCTGGGCGGCACCGTCACCACGCTCCATCTCGACGACGTCGATGCCGACGCGCACGTACGCCTCGGTACCACCTCCGTGGGAAGTGTCACGACCGCGGGATGGGCGCCGTCATCGAGTGCGACCCGCAGCCTGATCGAGCTCCCGGGAGCCGATGCCGGCACCATCGCCGCGATCGAGACCGCCTTCACCGAGATCACCCAGGACCGCTACCTGTACTTCGCCCGGGGCGGAACCGGAGACGGCCTCAGCCCGCAGAACCCACTCGGAACCCTCAGCGCGGCCGGCAGCGCTCTCGGCGGCCCCGGTCACGTGGTCCTGGTCGGCAACTACACCATCCGCAACGACTCGACCATGGCCGCCCACGCCTACCCGATCGAGCTGACCTCGCACGACGGCGACATCGACTTCCGCACCAACGGCGCGAACATGTCGATCGAGGCAGCCTTCCGGCTCGGCGGTGAACTCGCCATCGATCGGATCACGTTGCGTTCGCCGACGATCTCCGGTGCCGTGTACGGGATGGGTTTGCCGTTGACGATCGGCGCGGACGTCCAGACCGAACTGTCCCGGCGGGGAGACACCTATCTCAGCCTGGTCGGCGGACGGCACGACACGCTCGCCGCACCGGCGATCACGCTCTCGGTGGCATCGGGGCACTGGAACGGCCTGCGCGGCGGCTCCGATGCCACCGGCGCCGTCACGACCGCGATCCAGACCGACGTGGAGATCACCGACGGCGTGTTCGACGGCCCCGTGGCGCTGGCACACCGGGGTGAGGGATCCGGCTCGATCGTCGCGGACGTCTCGGGCGGCGTCTTCCGTGCCGGTCTGTACGCCGTACTGGAAGAGGACGGCTCAGCCTACGCGGCCGACTACGACGTGGACCTGACGATCACCGGGGGTGACTTCTGGGGCATGATCGCACCGGCCCGCTCTCGTACCACCGACCTCAGCGGCAGCTTCGATGTCGAGGTCACCGGAGGCACCTTCGGGCATCTCACCGATCTCAGCGGTAGCGACGACTACGCCGGAGACATGACAAGCTCGCTGACCGTCGGCCCGGCAGTGGACCTGAATGCCCAGCCCACCGGCAACGTCACCTTCACCAATACGCTGCGAGAAGCAGCCGACCCGTACATGTTCACCCATGACGGCCAGTACTACTTCCTCTCCACCGCGGGAAGCACGATGCGGCTGCACAAGGTCGCGAACCCGTCCGACCTGCCGTACTCGATCGGTTCGGTGATCTTCGCTCCCAGCAACCTGGAGAACCTCTGGTCTCCGGAGATCCACTTCCTCAGCGCCGCCGACGTCGGCGCGGCCAACGAGGGCTGGTACCTGTACCTATCGGCCAGCGATCCGAACGACCCGGCTGCGGCCGGCCAACGGCAGTACGTGCTGAAGGCACTCGACGGCGATGACCTGCTCGGCCGCTGGGGCAACCCCGTCACCGGACAGGTGAATGTCCCGGAGCGGATCGTCAACGCCGACAATCCGGACTTCAACGTCGATGAGTTCGTCGCCGGCATCTCCATCATGCGCGTGGCCGGCGATACCTACATCACCTACGTCGCAGAGGAGGGCCGTGGAACCTCGGCCTTCCACCAGACGATCAATCTCAGCGCCATGGACAACCCGTGGACACTCTCCGGGACCCCGAGCGTGATCACCCAGTCCGAGTACGCATGGGAGGAGGTCGGCTACGGGCAGTCCATCAACAACCCGGATCTCTGGTGGCCGAAGGTGGTCGAGGGGGCGACCGCCGTCTACGGCGACAACGGCGAGGTCTTCATGGCCTATTCCGCCAGCGGGTACTGGACGACGGCCTACGCGATCGGCTACCTGCGTTACACCGGGGGCGACCCGTTCGACCCCGCCAACTGGGTCAAGAACCCGACGCCGATCATGTCCAAGAACGAGTACGTCATCTCCACCGGCACCGGGCCCACGTTCACCGACCACGACGGCAACGACTGGTTCACGTACCAGGCCCGTCCCGGCACCAACCGCGGCGCCGCCCGGGAGGCCTTCATCGAGCCCTACGTAGCGAGCGGCACCACGTTGAGCATCGGCAACGGTACGGGGCATCCCGCCCCGCTTTCGACCGAGTACACGATGACCATCAACCCGATCGCACTGGCCGACAAGATCAGCGCCTTCGTGCCCTGA
- a CDS encoding ATP-binding cassette domain-containing protein, with amino-acid sequence MTTRAHTGVRGIDLTARAGELIVITGGVGAGPTTLLRAIQGTLRVPPAA; translated from the coding sequence ATGACCACCCGGGCGCACACCGGCGTGCGCGGAATCGACCTGACGGCACGTGCGGGGGAACTGATCGTGATCACCGGAGGAGTCGGCGCCGGCCCGACGACGCTGCTCCGTGCGATCCAGGGAACCCTGCGCGTTCCGCCGGCAGCGTGA
- a CDS encoding SDR family NAD(P)-dependent oxidoreductase, whose protein sequence is MSAALITGASRGIGAGCALAFAREGYAVGINHRSSGEDAERIAQHCRELGVEADVFAADVADADQARGMVERFVERFGRIDVLVNNAGGALRMPPGGFVDMPTDYWDSQIALNLSAATYGSQAAARAMIAQNVAGAIINISSIHGDVTWVRRKALPYSAAKAGLNMLTKSLGVELIAHGINVNCIAPGLIHTKALDRYSERDLNGFNRKIPFGGGGEPADIAELAIFLADKSKSRFIVGQTITVDGGQSIDGSIDAMLDDAY, encoded by the coding sequence ATGAGCGCTGCGCTCATCACAGGGGCTTCACGCGGAATCGGCGCCGGTTGCGCGCTCGCGTTCGCCCGCGAGGGATACGCCGTGGGGATCAATCACCGGTCCTCAGGTGAGGACGCCGAACGGATCGCGCAGCATTGCCGTGAGCTGGGTGTCGAGGCGGACGTCTTCGCCGCCGATGTGGCCGACGCCGACCAGGCCCGCGGCATGGTCGAGCGCTTCGTCGAACGCTTCGGCCGGATCGACGTGCTCGTCAACAATGCGGGGGGAGCGTTGCGGATGCCGCCGGGCGGCTTCGTCGACATGCCGACCGACTACTGGGACAGCCAGATCGCGTTGAACCTGAGCGCCGCCACCTACGGCTCCCAGGCCGCGGCGCGGGCGATGATCGCCCAGAACGTGGCGGGAGCGATCATCAACATCTCCTCGATCCACGGTGACGTCACCTGGGTGCGCCGCAAGGCGCTGCCGTACTCGGCCGCCAAGGCGGGCCTGAACATGTTGACCAAGTCCCTCGGAGTCGAGCTGATCGCGCACGGCATCAACGTCAACTGCATCGCTCCGGGGCTGATCCATACCAAGGCGCTCGATCGCTACTCCGAGCGCGACCTCAACGGCTTCAACCGCAAGATCCCGTTCGGTGGTGGTGGAGAACCTGCCGACATCGCCGAGCTTGCGATCTTCCTGGCAGACAAGAGCAAGAGTCGGTTCATCGTGGGTCAGACGATCACGGTCGACGGCGGTCAGTCGATCGATGGTTCGATCGATGCCATGCTGGACGACGCGTACTGA
- a CDS encoding MBL fold metallo-hydrolase translates to MESFTRITENVYLLKVPFTGVWTGVTLVLGEGAPILVDSGGFAETVDSTIVPALAELDITLADIGWVLATHIHGDHVGGIARMRELAPSIQVGVLRESDARMRDPLAYSREIRAKFPEHSAAPPPVLDGVVPDRLLDDGDMVGPLQTIHTPGHDTDACCFFDVRSGTLITGDSLQLNGTTSQGCSLLFDPARYRASLLRLLAMPVQNIICGHPYLPLGEVAVGDVAARQFLAACLGCYEHDRGFVAGMAAAGVTDPHTVARALVAAVGGVEPAKLFLPMHTVAAFQEADRR, encoded by the coding sequence ATGGAGTCCTTCACCCGCATCACCGAGAACGTCTACTTGTTGAAGGTCCCCTTCACCGGGGTCTGGACCGGCGTCACGCTGGTCCTGGGGGAGGGGGCGCCGATCCTGGTCGACAGCGGCGGGTTCGCCGAGACGGTCGATTCGACCATCGTGCCGGCACTGGCTGAGCTGGACATCACGCTCGCGGACATCGGCTGGGTGCTCGCCACCCATATCCACGGCGACCATGTCGGCGGCATCGCCCGGATGCGTGAGCTGGCGCCGTCGATCCAGGTAGGTGTGCTCCGTGAATCGGATGCGCGTATGCGTGATCCGCTCGCCTACAGTCGCGAGATCCGGGCGAAGTTCCCCGAGCACAGCGCGGCGCCACCGCCGGTGCTCGACGGTGTCGTACCCGACCGGTTGCTCGACGACGGCGACATGGTCGGACCGCTCCAGACCATCCACACGCCCGGCCACGACACCGACGCCTGCTGCTTCTTCGACGTGCGCTCCGGCACGCTGATCACCGGCGACTCGCTCCAGCTGAACGGCACGACCTCGCAGGGGTGCTCGCTCCTGTTCGATCCCGCACGGTACCGGGCATCGCTGCTGCGGCTGCTGGCCATGCCGGTGCAGAACATTATCTGCGGGCATCCGTACCTGCCGCTCGGTGAGGTCGCCGTCGGTGATGTCGCAGCCCGCCAGTTCCTCGCCGCCTGCCTCGGCTGCTACGAGCACGACCGCGGATTCGTCGCCGGTATGGCGGCGGCAGGCGTCACCGACCCCCACACCGTGGCGCGGGCGCTGGTCGCCGCCGTCGGTGGTGTGGAGCCTGCCAAGTTGTTCCTACCGATGCACACGGTCGCCGCCTTCCAGGAGGCAGACAGGAGATGA
- a CDS encoding Gfo/Idh/MocA family protein, which yields MDRIPIAIVGCGGMGTRHLFGLAELEGAGLNPFDLVAVCDVDSARADDVATQAQTLLGRRPTPCADLEAAQRAGAVAIDITTVPQAHHSLAAEAIGLGLDVMVEKPVGLTIAAARELREKIAGSDRILSVAENFRRDPTNRLVKTLIDGGILGEPRYFHQSSGGGGNLMAISKWRHMKDESGILFDAGTHYTDMMEYYLGPVTSVYAQMRLFETIRYNPAATGGAPASNPGGVYGKSQAAMPAQFEATAEDALYAMVNFASGAIGQYAENRAEHGRDAWARSVHGSAGAVEIPKDRSGQPLVLTLDRKNTYTGAEILPLVPDFRLDEVTAALFGGDQATAYGLDFETVDRLLLAVEYAEFGSCIASRSEPEVGFDEGMRAIAVCYAMMESGAAGGTIVAVDAVLDGSIGGYQASINQAIGCEV from the coding sequence ATGGACCGGATTCCCATCGCGATCGTCGGCTGTGGTGGCATGGGCACGCGGCACCTGTTTGGCCTGGCAGAACTCGAGGGGGCGGGCCTGAACCCGTTCGATCTGGTGGCTGTCTGCGACGTGGACTCCGCCCGAGCTGACGATGTGGCCACTCAGGCGCAGACGCTGCTCGGTCGTCGCCCAACGCCGTGCGCGGACCTCGAAGCGGCGCAGCGGGCCGGTGCGGTGGCCATCGATATCACCACGGTCCCCCAGGCCCACCACAGCCTCGCCGCTGAGGCAATTGGGCTCGGCCTGGATGTGATGGTGGAAAAGCCCGTCGGGCTCACGATTGCCGCAGCGCGAGAGCTGCGGGAGAAGATCGCTGGCTCGGACCGGATCCTCAGCGTGGCGGAGAACTTCCGACGCGACCCGACTAACCGGCTCGTGAAGACCCTGATCGACGGTGGCATCCTCGGAGAGCCCCGGTACTTCCACCAGAGCTCAGGTGGTGGCGGCAACTTGATGGCGATCTCGAAGTGGCGTCACATGAAGGACGAGAGTGGCATCCTGTTCGACGCCGGCACGCACTACACCGACATGATGGAGTACTACCTCGGCCCGGTCACCAGCGTCTACGCCCAGATGCGGCTGTTCGAGACGATCCGGTATAACCCGGCAGCCACCGGCGGCGCCCCGGCCTCCAACCCGGGCGGCGTGTACGGTAAGTCCCAGGCAGCGATGCCCGCGCAGTTCGAGGCGACGGCCGAGGACGCCCTGTACGCGATGGTCAACTTCGCCTCCGGGGCGATCGGTCAGTACGCGGAGAACCGGGCCGAGCACGGACGCGACGCCTGGGCGCGAAGCGTGCACGGCTCCGCGGGCGCCGTCGAGATCCCCAAGGACCGCAGCGGTCAGCCGCTGGTCCTGACCCTGGATCGGAAGAACACCTACACCGGAGCGGAGATCCTCCCCCTCGTCCCGGACTTCCGGCTCGACGAGGTGACCGCCGCGCTGTTCGGTGGTGACCAGGCCACCGCGTACGGGCTCGACTTCGAGACCGTCGACCGACTCTTGCTGGCTGTCGAGTACGCCGAGTTCGGCTCCTGCATCGCCTCGCGCAGCGAACCCGAGGTCGGCTTCGACGAGGGGATGCGCGCCATCGCCGTCTGCTACGCGATGATGGAGTCCGGGGCCGCCGGCGGCACGATCGTCGCCGTCGACGCCGTTCTGGACGGTTCGATCGGTGGCTACCAGGCGAGTATCAACCAGGCCATCGGTTGCGAGGTCTGA
- a CDS encoding GntR family transcriptional regulator — MADEAVVQVALDRASPVPLYFQLAEQLTAAITDGKAQAGDSFENEVAMSERLGLSRPTVRRAIHHLVDQGLLVRQRGLGTFVASRRVHRRASRGSLYDDLSSQGRKPSTHVLEYGIENEPKAAGSLDLDADTQLLAVKRLRLADGEPLAIMRNWLPPRHSSITREQLEARGLYSLLRDHGVGSVVAHQSVAARLPTVEERGVLKISSRLPVIAVSRTAFEPTGAPVEHAEHVYRSDGYTIDLVLEEN, encoded by the coding sequence GTGGCTGATGAAGCGGTGGTACAGGTGGCGCTCGATCGAGCTTCCCCTGTCCCGCTCTACTTCCAGCTTGCCGAGCAGCTCACCGCGGCGATCACCGACGGCAAGGCTCAGGCGGGCGATTCTTTCGAGAATGAAGTTGCCATGAGCGAGCGACTCGGGTTGTCCCGCCCGACCGTGCGCCGAGCCATCCACCACCTCGTCGATCAAGGCTTGCTCGTGCGCCAGCGGGGACTCGGTACCTTCGTCGCCAGCCGCCGTGTTCATCGTCGAGCGAGCAGGGGCAGTCTTTACGACGACCTCTCGAGTCAGGGGCGTAAGCCCAGTACGCACGTACTGGAATACGGAATCGAGAATGAGCCGAAGGCGGCGGGCTCGCTGGACCTCGATGCTGATACGCAGCTGCTCGCCGTCAAGCGGCTGCGCCTTGCTGACGGCGAGCCGCTGGCGATCATGCGGAACTGGCTCCCGCCTCGCCACAGCTCCATCACGCGGGAGCAGCTCGAAGCCCGAGGTCTGTATTCGTTGCTCCGGGATCATGGAGTCGGTTCGGTGGTGGCCCACCAGTCTGTCGCTGCGCGCCTGCCCACGGTGGAGGAGCGCGGGGTGCTCAAGATCTCGAGTCGACTCCCGGTGATCGCGGTCTCGCGGACGGCGTTCGAGCCGACCGGTGCTCCTGTTGAGCATGCCGAGCATGTGTACCGATCTGATGGGTACACGATCGACCTCGTGCTCGAGGAGAACTGA
- a CDS encoding PfkB family carbohydrate kinase, with protein sequence MSTQMTKEFDVVTVGRAVVDLYPGEDARAPKSVESYRQYLGGSPTNVAVAAARAGLRAAVVTRTGDDLFHDFVVDQLERFGVDTRWVRSVSGSRTTLAVCDLEEPSVPGLDFFRHAQPPEDALEGEGLIAAASVARVLWLTASGFATPRSARAHDAVLGVPERLVLDLDYRRDFWRDKRDLHERLRSVLPHVDTVIGNVEEAEIALGVPGSPRELALGLLRTGPRLAIVKLGAEGALAATVDGVTEQAAYPAEVVNGLGAGDAFGGYIVKGMIAGWSLADMLRHAAAAGSIVASRRGCSVAMPTAAEVAELVADADRQGCGQGGDVHCS encoded by the coding sequence ATGTCAACACAGATGACCAAGGAATTTGATGTCGTCACCGTCGGGCGAGCGGTCGTCGACCTGTATCCGGGCGAGGATGCGCGTGCGCCGAAGAGTGTGGAGTCCTACCGTCAGTACCTGGGCGGATCTCCCACCAACGTCGCCGTCGCGGCGGCTCGAGCCGGCCTCAGGGCAGCCGTGGTGACGCGCACCGGTGACGACCTCTTCCATGATTTCGTCGTCGACCAGCTGGAGCGATTCGGTGTCGACACACGATGGGTGCGTTCGGTCTCCGGGTCCCGTACAACGCTCGCGGTGTGCGATCTCGAGGAGCCGTCCGTGCCCGGTCTGGACTTCTTCCGCCACGCACAACCTCCCGAAGATGCTCTCGAGGGCGAGGGGCTCATCGCTGCCGCGAGTGTGGCGCGCGTCCTGTGGCTCACGGCGTCCGGTTTCGCGACGCCGCGGTCGGCTCGAGCTCACGACGCGGTGCTGGGTGTCCCGGAGCGCTTGGTGCTCGACCTCGACTACCGGCGTGACTTCTGGCGCGACAAGCGTGATCTGCATGAGCGACTGCGTTCGGTGCTGCCGCATGTCGACACGGTGATCGGCAACGTTGAAGAGGCCGAGATTGCCCTCGGTGTGCCAGGGAGTCCGCGCGAGCTTGCGCTCGGCTTGCTGCGCACCGGTCCTCGGCTCGCGATCGTCAAGCTCGGCGCCGAAGGGGCCCTGGCCGCCACGGTTGATGGCGTGACGGAGCAAGCGGCGTATCCGGCCGAGGTTGTCAACGGGCTGGGTGCAGGTGATGCGTTCGGCGGCTATATCGTCAAGGGAATGATCGCCGGATGGTCGCTGGCCGACATGCTGCGCCATGCGGCCGCGGCCGGCTCGATCGTGGCCTCGCGTCGTGGCTGTTCCGTGGCGATGCCCACAGCCGCCGAGGTGGCAGAGCTCGTCGCGGATGCTGACCGTCAGGGCTGCGGCCAGGGGGGAGACGTCCATTGTTCCTGA
- a CDS encoding 2-deoxy-5-keto-D-gluconate 6-phosphate aldolase domain-containing protein — translation MFTSQGKPVEGNDPMQPWAVLAFDHRERAFAAVRATGMTHDEIRLSKQLILEAYTLAVDRGLGQVQPGLLVDEEFGAPIAREAAARGHVVSMPVERASEAVFTFEYGSDYQQHLLEFRPTFAKALVHYRTTDTDQTKQTQLTRLRELSDFLAEQSIAFMLELIVGQTSGTSGPDGAVPTVDVDELCRSMAEIQHAGVQVDLWKVEGVSSQENAARVAAQAMLTDPLATCVVLGAGAPSDIVGHWLDVAAATPGFSGFAIGRSIWGEPVAAWLDGRLSREDAIEQIASTYRSCAMRYTGVRVG, via the coding sequence ATGTTCACAAGTCAGGGGAAGCCGGTAGAGGGCAACGACCCCATGCAGCCGTGGGCCGTGCTGGCGTTCGACCATCGCGAACGCGCGTTCGCAGCGGTTCGCGCCACGGGGATGACCCACGATGAGATCCGCCTGTCCAAGCAACTCATCCTCGAGGCGTACACACTCGCTGTCGACCGTGGACTCGGGCAGGTGCAGCCGGGACTGCTCGTCGACGAAGAGTTCGGCGCGCCCATCGCCCGTGAGGCTGCCGCACGCGGCCACGTCGTGTCGATGCCGGTCGAACGGGCATCGGAAGCGGTCTTCACCTTCGAATATGGCAGCGACTACCAGCAGCATCTGCTGGAGTTCCGGCCCACCTTCGCCAAGGCGCTCGTGCACTACCGCACGACGGACACTGACCAGACCAAGCAGACCCAGCTCACCAGGCTGCGCGAACTTTCAGACTTCCTGGCCGAACAGTCGATCGCCTTCATGCTCGAGCTGATCGTCGGGCAGACCAGCGGCACCAGCGGACCCGACGGAGCGGTCCCCACTGTCGACGTCGACGAGCTCTGTAGATCGATGGCAGAGATACAGCACGCAGGCGTACAGGTGGACCTGTGGAAGGTCGAGGGCGTCTCCTCGCAGGAGAACGCGGCTCGGGTTGCCGCCCAAGCGATGCTGACCGACCCGCTGGCCACGTGCGTGGTTCTGGGAGCAGGTGCGCCCAGCGACATCGTCGGCCACTGGCTCGACGTCGCCGCCGCCACCCCCGGGTTCAGCGGATTCGCCATCGGGCGGAGCATCTGGGGCGAGCCGGTCGCCGCCTGGTTGGATGGCAGACTGTCACGCGAGGATGCGATCGAACAGATCGCCTCCACCTACAGATCCTGCGCGATGCGCTACACAGGAGTACGGGTCGGCTGA
- a CDS encoding zinc-binding dehydrogenase, with translation MQALPLMQALRKTGPGPGDLELQDVPRPTAGAGQVVIDVAAAGLCGTDLHILDGSYGSRPPVTLGHEVSGTITAVGTGVDSARMGQRVALETFFSTCGECRDCRTGSPNRCQSRVSIGSGADGGFAEQMVPPARNARVLPAHVSLAAGALSEPLACVCRSLFQPTPAVCPGDRVLVIGPGAIGLLAAQVARVSGGHPTVLGTPADSERLEIARTLGLPGTTDPGQVPDDVDVVLECSGSGPGMALGIERVRRGGRYVQIGQRGDAVPINLALASFHELIITGGFASTPESWDRAMRLLDSRLIDLEPLVSRRYSLRDWQEALDAVRGSAGVKQLLCPDGAL, from the coding sequence ATGCAAGCACTGCCTCTGATGCAAGCACTGCGCAAGACCGGACCCGGCCCCGGTGACCTCGAACTGCAGGACGTCCCCCGTCCCACCGCTGGCGCAGGTCAGGTCGTGATCGATGTCGCGGCGGCAGGTCTGTGCGGGACCGATCTGCACATCCTGGACGGCAGCTACGGCTCCCGGCCACCGGTGACGCTGGGCCATGAAGTCAGCGGCACGATCACCGCCGTCGGAACGGGCGTCGACAGCGCGCGCATGGGCCAGCGAGTCGCCCTGGAGACATTTTTCTCGACCTGTGGCGAATGCCGCGACTGCCGCACCGGCTCACCGAACCGCTGCCAGTCCCGGGTCTCGATAGGTTCCGGCGCCGACGGTGGATTCGCTGAGCAGATGGTCCCGCCCGCCCGCAACGCACGCGTGTTGCCAGCGCATGTCTCGCTCGCCGCCGGGGCACTCAGTGAGCCCCTGGCATGCGTGTGCCGATCCCTGTTCCAGCCGACACCGGCTGTGTGCCCGGGTGATCGTGTGCTCGTGATCGGACCCGGAGCGATCGGGCTTCTCGCGGCGCAGGTTGCCCGGGTCTCGGGTGGGCATCCGACCGTTCTCGGTACCCCAGCGGATTCCGAGCGCCTCGAGATCGCGCGCACCCTGGGGCTGCCCGGGACCACCGACCCTGGGCAAGTGCCAGACGACGTCGACGTCGTGCTGGAGTGCTCCGGTTCGGGCCCGGGAATGGCGCTGGGGATCGAACGAGTCCGCCGCGGCGGCCGCTACGTCCAGATCGGCCAGCGCGGGGACGCAGTGCCGATCAACCTGGCACTGGCCTCCTTCCACGAACTCATCATCACCGGCGGGTTCGCCAGCACACCCGAATCATGGGACCGCGCCATGCGCCTCCTGGACAGCAGGCTCATCGATCTCGAGCCGCTGGTCAGCCGGAGATACTCCCTGCGCGACTGGCAGGAAGCGCTCGACGCCGTGCGCGGGAGCGCCGGCGTCAAGCAACTGCTGTGCCCGGACGGAGCGCTGTGA